The Diceros bicornis minor isolate mBicDic1 chromosome 18, mDicBic1.mat.cur, whole genome shotgun sequence sequence TTCTTGAATTGGGGGCTGCCCCACTGACGGGGGCTGTTTTTGCTTTCCTTTGTATTAGGGGTCCGGGCAGATGGAATGGGGTGCTTCATCCGTTTCACTGTCAATCACCACAATATCCTCCCCTTTGCTCTCCTCACTTTCCCAGGGATTCCACTTCTTAGTGTCCCAATCAGGCTTTGTCTGGCCTTAATCCAAGGCAGCTTGTGCCCTCCTAGCTTCGCAAAACAGCATACTCCGATATCCAACTTATTATCCTGCTCTTCCACCTTGTCTGCCAGCCCTGAAGCTAGCAGAGTGGTGGACAACCACACATCCTTCTCTAACCTCAGCCCTTCTTCCATGTTTCCAACTCGAGCCTCAGCCTCTAGCTAAGCATCGgtggctcccactgtgggaatggTGGGCAGAACGTGCATTCTAAGGACAGCAGAGGGGGTGAGGGGCCTCTGACTGCTCGGGTCCAGCTCAAGGGTTACGTCCTCTCCATGACCTCCTCTAACAGTGGGACTCCATGCAGGGGTATGAGACCGTGTCCCCAGATGTTTCAGGGCATTTCCTGACACTCTTTGCAGTCTGCTTCTTCAAATTGGGTCCTGTCTTTAAAATCCACCTTAAGACGCCTCCTGCAAGAAGCCTGGCCGCAATGCCTTTGTGGCTCTGTAACTCTCTTCCATCCTTGACTCCAGGGGCAGATTTACGTTTCTGTGGAGCCAGAGGCTTATACAATTTTGGGGACCACTTtaagaatataaaaaacaaacacataattaAGTATGAAAGTGAGCAtttatttagagaaaataaacCACAGCACATTACTGGAATCTTGGAGACTGGTTTCCCTCCTTTTTGAGATCTCCGTGGACAATTTACCAGAAATATTTCCTAGTGGCAACCTGGCTTCCCCTCCCCACACTACCAATTCCAGCCTTTCCAGCACTCATTAGCTTCACGGTAAACCGTCGGCACTAGGTCTCCCGCCTTCGCCCCCTTTTCTCCTGTCCACAGAGACCACCTTCTGGCAGCTTTACTGAGCTCACATCCAgaggtctcctcctcctcctccatcctgcaaACTGGTGCATCACTGGTTCTGGGTGGTGTGGATAGCATGCCATAGCAGCCAGGGGACATGGCCTCTGTTATTACCTCCCTATATGTCCCTGAACCATACAGGgcctcaattttcccatctgtgaaatggagactcAGACAGAGCTTTCCTGTGGCCTCTCACGTGAGGTTCCTTGACGCCAGGAGGGCTCCGGGAACGCCGGGCCCTAATTTAAGCGCTACTCTGTGACCCCCACCTCCGTTGCTGTAATTTATTAAGAAGGAAAGCCAGGGGctggacccatggcttagcggttaagtgcgcccgctctgctactggcggcccagggttctgatcccgggtgcgcacggacgcaccgcttctccggccatgctgaggccgcgtcccacatacagcaactagaaggatgtgcaactttgacatacaactatctactggggctttgggggggaaaaaaaaaaggaggcggattggcaataaatgttagctcagagccggtcttcctcagcaaaaagaggaggattagcacccatgttagctcagggctgatcttcctcacaaaaaaaataaaataacttataaaaaaaaaaagaaaaaggaggaaagccAGGCGTTAGTTCCGCCTTTGTCGCTGTCTCCTGGGTGACCTCGCTAAAGCCAGTCTCTCCTCCCAGGGTCTGAAAGGCGTCCGTGAAGAGCACTTCTAGACCCACCTTGCCCTCCTCTGCCCAGTCCCCGGGCGGCTGCGACCTGGATCAAACGATTCACTCATCTCCCAAGCCTCGGAGCCCCGCCCCATCGACAGGATACGACCCAGCCCCTGAAAAATCTCGCGAGAATCCCGCCCCAAACCGAAGTTGAGACCTTTGGTCTTTCTCAGTGTCCGTAGCTTGGAGTCGCAATTCCTGAGCTAGTGCTTCCGGGTCACTGCCGGGGACGCCTCCGCAGTGGTGCTAGCGGAACCAAAGCCCGGAGGTCTCAGTAAGTAGGAGACTGATCCGAGCCTGAACGTCCCTCTTCAGTCCCCTCCCTCGATTCCTTGAAGACCCTGGTGCAGTTTAGGAAGAGGGCCCAGGATTTCTGGCTCCCCAGCCCTATGACTCGGGGGCTCCTGTCCAGGTTCCCCCTCCCAGGATTTCGATTCATTTCAGCGAATTCACCGCTCCGTCtgagatgaggagaccgaggcttaGAGCGCAGCCCCGAGGCGCCGTTTACCATGCCCCGTCCCTCCCCTGGGCTCCTCTCGATCAGCACTGAGACCCCGTGTCTGCCCCAGGGCCCCTCTCGGGTCCAAGGCCCCGTACAATCCTCGGCCTCAGCCACATGCCCCTCAGTCACCCTCACCCCATCTCCCTGACTGTCTGCAGGCCTGGGCAGCATGGCCGTATTCCGGTCGGGCCTCCTGGTGCTGACGACGCCGTTGGCCTCCCTGGCCCCTCGCCTGGCCCCCATCCTGACCTCGGCGGCCCGGCTGGTAAATCACACGCTCTATGTGCACCTGCAGCCGGGGATGAGCCTGGAGGGCCCGGCTCAACCCCAGTCCAGCCCCGTGCAGGCCACGTTTGAGGTTCTCGATTTCATCACCCACTTCTACGCTGGCGCCGACGTCCACAAGGACCTGGACGTCAGGATCCTGCTGACCAATATTCGAACCAAGAGcgcctttctccctcccctgcccagcTCGGTCCAGAACCTGGCCCATCCGCCGGAAGTGGTGCTGACTGACTTTCAGACCCTGGATGGAAGCCAGTACAACCCGGTCAAGCAACAACTAGAGCGTTATGCCACCAGCTGTTACAGCTGTTGTCCGCAACTGGCTTCGGTGCTGCTCTACCCCGATTATGGGCCTGGAGAGCTGCCCGTGGAGCCCCTGGATGTCCCCTTACCCTCCACCATCAGGCCAGCCTCCCCCGTGGCCAGGTCTCCAAAGCAGCCAGTGCGTGGCTACCACCGCGGGGCTGTGGGTGGCACGTTTGACCGCCTGCATAATGCCCACAAAGTGTTGCTCAGTGTGGCGTGCATCCTGGCCCAGGAGAAGCTTGTGGTCGGAGTAGCAGACAAAGACCTCTtgaagagtgagtgagagagacccTGGATTAGGGCAGGGGAGGACCCCCAAAACTCCTTGCCCTCCTTGCTGGGCCAAGATTGAAGAAGGGTGGGACGCACCATTACTTTCCACTCCCCTCAAATGTCACAGCACCTGGCACTCAGTTGGTGCTAAGgaaattttgttaaatgaataaatgcaggTTTCTCGGTGTGTGGTCTAGTCACCACTCAATCAGAATCCCCCAAATGTGGAGCCAAGGAATCTGCACTTTTAATAAGTTCTCCAGGTGATGACCCCTAAGGTTTGAGACCCTGAGACTTAATGGATGAGTGAGTTATAGGTAGTAGTGCCAGAGACAGTAGGAGGGAACTCGTGATGGCTTGGTTCTTGGAATTCACCCTCTGACTCTGATGCCCGCTGGCACTGCTAGTTCTCTGGACACATGCCAGCCCTTGCAGCCACTCTCGTGCTtgcctgctgcctcctcctcacAGCTCCTTTGTCACAGACCACTTTCTAGCTTAGCCCTTTCTTCCTGCCACCCTCTTCTGGAGATAGGATGCTTAGGGACACTCTCCCCTAAACTGGCCCATACCTCTCCAGTAAAAGGATCTCATTGTTCTTCTGGGCTCCTTCTCCAGGCAAGTTGCTCCCTGAGCTGCTCCAACCCTACGCAGAGCGCGTGGAACATCTGAGTGAGTTCCTGGTGGACATCAAGCCCTCCTTGACTTTTGATATCATCCCCCTGCTGGACCCCTATGGGCCCGCTGGCTCTGACCCCTCCTTGGAGTTCCTGGTGGTCAGCGAGGAGACCTATCGTGGGGGGATGGCTGTCAACCGCTTCCGCCGTGAGAATGTAAACCCTGAGGGGGACTGGCGGAGGGAGTGATGGGGACGGGGAAGGCCATTGTAGGGGCTGTTGGACGTACCGTGACcccagaggagggaagagagggctCAGGGTGGTGGGAAGAGGCAAGGAGGAACTGGTGTCTAGCTTGCCTTCTGAGGTAAGCTCTACCTCTAGGGCAGGTAGGGATGGATAAAGGAGCAGGTTAGGGGTCCATGTTTGCCCTTCTTCATCTCACTCCTCCCCTTTTACCTCAGGGCTTGGAGGAGCTTGCCCTGTACCAGATCCAGCTGCTGAAGGACCCAAGccataaggaaaatgaagaggaCAAAGTCAGCTCCTCCAGCTTCCGCCAACAAATGCTAGGAAACCTGCTTCAGCCTCCATATGTAAgtccaccctccctctctcccctctgcttGGGTGGGCTGGAAATGCTGGAGGGTAGAGACTGAAGGGTTCGTCCCAAGCATGAGCCTGAGGACCCTAGTAACTGGGGTTCCTTCTCATCTACCCTCAGAAGAGGCCAGAGCTCCCCAATCAGCTCTATGTGATTGGCCTGACGGGCATCAGTGGCTCTGGGAAGAGCTCAATAGCTCAGCAGCTGAAGAGGCTGGGGGCATTTGTCATTGACAGTGACCACCTGGGCCATCGGGCCTATGCCCCTGGTGGTCCTGCCTACCAGCCTGTTGTGGAAGCCTTTGGAACAGGTAATAACTGGAGAGGGCTGGAGGTGGCCTGAAGTGAGGAGATGGCCTGGCCTCCTTGCCCAGACCTCTGTCTCTGTCGTCCAGATATTCTCCATAAAGATGGCATTATCAACAGGAAGGTCCTAGGCAGCCGGGTGTTTGGGAACAAGgtaaacagacacttctccaagggcTCCTCAGCTGCTACTAGACCCAGAGGTTGGGACTCAGTGGATCTCTCTGGTCTGGACCAGGATGCCAATTTCCACTCGTCTGTTCCTAACTCCCTCCTCCCTTGGGCTGGCTGCATCTCCGGGGGAAGGTAAACTCTGCCCACTTCCTCCATTCTCCTCCTCAGAAGCAGCTGAAGATACTCACGGACATTATGTGGCCAGTTATCGCAAAGCTGGCCCAAGAGGAGATGGATCAGGCTGTGGCTGAGGGTGAGTGGGAGGGATGATGGGAGCAGCCAAGGGGACAGTTAAGCAGATTCTCCTCCTGGGAGCTTCCCCACCTCAAACCAGACCATCTGCTTTCCCTGGAACTACGTTTCATTGGCTCTCTGACTAGTAACAAGTGGCAGGGTGCTGCTGGCAATGACTGGGGTCTCCCCACAGGAAAGCACGTGTGCGTGATTGATGCTGCCATGCTGCTTGAAGCCGGCTGGCAGAACATGGTGCATGAGGTGTGGACCGTTGTCATCCCTCAGACTGAGGTATCGGGACCCCACCGCCCACCTTACCCCACTGTAGACTGCATCCTGCTCTGAGTCAGTGGGCTGACAAATGCCTCATCTGTGCCCAGGCTATACGACGCATCATGGAGAGGGATGGCCTCAGTGAGGCTGCGGCTCAAAGCCGGCTGCAGAGCCAGATGAGTGGGCAGCAGCTTGTGGACCAGAGCCACGTGGTGCTGAGCACCTTGTGGGAGCCTCATGTCACCCAGCGCCAGGTTGGTGCCAAGGGAAAGGGTGGGCTGTGAGGAGGGAGTCTCCAGTGGGTTCCTGCCTGACCCTGTCCTCTCTTCCTCCTACCATTCTGGCCTGCCCAAAGGTGGAGAAAGCCTGGGCCCTCCTGCTGAAGCGCATCCCGAAGACCCCATCAGGCCCATGACTGACAATGAGTTCTCTGTGGGGCCAGACTGGCTCCTGGAGCTGACGAGACATCCAGTGGTGAGGAGGAATGGGTGTCTCGATGCTTACCCTAGCTTCGGCCTGGAGGGCTCTGAGCTaagctgggcagggcagggctgggcctggtGGACACAGGAAGCCTACCCAGCTTGCTGGTGTTTGGCCAACACAGAGGATGTAGCTCATGGGGGAGCAGGCCCCTCTGGCGTTCTGTCCCCACTCTTGCCCACGGGTGTTTGATACCCGTGGCTGCCTGGGCCCAGAGCAAACACTGGAACTTGTGACAGAATTAAAGGTGAATGTTTCCAGGTGCTGCCTGTATGGTGTCTACTTCCTGCTTCAATGCCTCTGGGTATCTTTGGGACCCTAGAGCCGTAAGTGCAGGGCCCAGGCCTGAGCTGGAAGCTGGGAGGGCAGTGAAGAACATGGCTTTTGCAGCTAGCCAGACTGAGGTCAGCCTTGGCCCtaccactgactagctgtgtgctTCTGGATAAGTCATAGACTGTCTaggtacctcagtttcctcgtctatagAGTAGCATAACTTGGCTAATGGGCTCTTTGAAAGCGTTCATTCCACACTGTCCTGCCAGACGCCGTGCTGGGTGTTGGAGGACCATCCCTCAACAAGCCAGGCGGAGCCTCTGCCCTCAGAGCCTGCTGCCTGCCGGGCGGACGAGGTGGCGGGGACTCCGTCATGTAGCGGGCCTGGCCACCCGACGGGCCAGGGAAAGCGCGTCCCCGGGTGGGCCCGGCAGTTCGCGTGCGCGCAACTATGCGACACTACTCGGACAAGCCTTTTGAGGGACCTCATTTCACAGAATGTGCTTCGTTGTCGCGGAGGCAGGGATGCCTACCCCAAGGAAGGGCAGGCACGAACAGCGAGGACACCCACCGCCTGGCCTCCACTGTTCGGCGTCTCAGGGCTACGCATGCGCGGCACCCTCGCGCGCGCGCCCCCCCCCGCCTCTCTGTCTCGGGTTGGTGTGCCTGGGTCACGTGGGCGTGCCTCGCCTCTTCCTCGCGGCGGAGGGCCCGCCCCGCGGGCTGGTTTCCGGTTCGGTGGGTCCGAGATGACGGAGCCGGGCGCCTCTCCGGAGGACCCCTGGGTCAAGGCAAGCCCCGTGGGCGCGCACGCCGGCGAGGGGAGGGCGGGTCGGGCTCGTGCACATAGGGGGTCCGGAAGACGAGGGGATTCCCTCCAGTCTCTAGAGTACGCCCCGCTCTCCGGGCCTGGGGGCTGCAGAGAAGACAGCTCTCACCCCGCATGTGCCAAGGTGGGAAGACAACCGAGGCGTATGTGCGCGAGTGCGAGGGgacgggggctgggggctggggaggtggaggagtgGGGGCGGACGGGATCACGCTGATCGGCGGCGCTCCACGGCTTCTCCAGTCTTGGCCCTCTGGGGAGTCCTTTAACTGCCTGCGCACCccacgggtgtgtgtgtgtgtgtaaacgcGCGCGTGCAAAGTGATCGGAGGCGCCTTCCTCCAGGGGCGGAGGTCTGACGGGCTTCTCCCTTGCTCGGTGCCACAGGTGGAGTATGCCTACAGCGACAACAGCCTGGACCCCGGTGAGTGCCTCCCCCACCGTCTTCAGCTCTGGAGGGATACTCCTACTTCAGCCCTGTAGATTCGCGTGGCCTTCCCAGCCACACCTGAGCACAGTCCACTGTCCCTGAGCCGAGTTCCTGGCCTGAGACAGCCAGGCAGGAGCTGGAGGACAGGGGCAGGAAGCATCCGAAGGTGACACCTACTTCCCTCTGCTCTGGATTAGGGAAGTGATGGAAATAGTGACAGCTGGTCACTCTCTCACCATCATCACACCCAGATGCCACTTTGTGAGCCAGGGGGTATCATTGCAGGCCTGTGGAGCAGTGTAGTTACTAGGGACAGGAGCATTGTGGCATAGCATGATAGGAAGTGGGTGGCCCAGTATGGCTGGCTTTTGAGTTGAAGGGGAGAGGTCAGCATTTAAGGATCAGGAATCTGTTGTGCCCACAGGTGTCTGAGGGCCTAGCAGTGTCCCCCTACTCTACTCCTTAGTGATTGGGGCCTCTCTTTTCCAGGGCTTTTTGTAGAAAGCACCCGCAAGGGGAGTGTAGTGTCCAGAGCTAATAGCATCGGTTCCACCAGTGCCTCTTCCGtccccaacacaggtaggcagcAACATCCCCCCACCTGGGAGGACTCAGATATGCCATCATTTTAGTATCTTTCCTAGACAGGAAGGTCCAGCCATCCACAAAGGGGTGCTGGAGCCCTAGTGCTAGACACAGGGTCTCACCATCTTTCACCTCATCTAGGACATTAGGTCTGTGTCCATCTGCCATCTCTAGCCACCAGGTTCTTCTTCCCAGCTGGGGAAAGTTGGGCTAGCTGGGCCCCGCTGGGCCCCAGGATGACCTCTTCCTGCCCCCAACTCTGAGCGTAGATGACGAGGACAGTGATTACCACCAGGAGTCCTACAAGGAATCCTACAAGGACCGGCGTCGGCGAGCACACACTCAGGCTGAGCAGAAGAGGAGGGACGCCATCAAGGTGACTGGGAGGCCTGTGCCTCAGCCAGCACAGGAGGGCCCTGCATTTTTCAGGTTCACTCTGCCCTGACCACATCAGACAGTCCCAAGCAGCCTTGGGGGCAGCTAGTCTAGTCCCTGGATATGAAcacctccctccttccagctccccaTCCCTTTGAGTTTGTGAGCATGGAACTTGGTTCATGGAAGAAAAGCTTTCTGCCAGTTTGCCTTAGCTCCTCAGAGTTAAGGAACCCTTGTTTCCCCTGCTGTCTCCACAGAGAGGCTATGACGACCTTCAGACTATCGTCCCCACCTGCCAGCAGCAGGACTTCTCCATTGGCTCCCAAAAGCTCAGCAAAGCCATCGTTCTACAGAAGAGTATGGCCAGGGAGAGCACTGGAGGGGTTGGAGCCAGGGGGCTGTGAAGAGGCCAGAGCCTCATACCCACTTTCAGCCTGGCCGTGGTGGGGTGGTTCTAATGGGAGAGTTGGGGTATGGAGGAAGGGTAAACAAAATCAGCCTTGTCCTTCTGGTTGAGACTTCTTCTGTGCCCATCCCctcttcctgcccccaccccagccattGACTACATCCAGTTTTTGcacaaggagaagaaaaagcaggAAGAGGAGGTTTCCACACTACGCAAGGACGTCATGGCCTTAAAGATCATGAAAGTGTAAGGGAGATGCTGAACTGGGGGAACCAGGGCTTCTGAGGGGACTCTGAGGCCGACTTCAGCTCACACCCTCCCCTTGTTCAAAGGCCGCATCAGATAATACAGTATAGATAATACTCTCACTCCCTCAGGTGGCCACTTAGAGGCAGGACTCTACTCCAGCAGTCCCTAACACCTAGCAGATACATGGCATTTCTCACCTAGAAGCAATATCTAGCTGACGTTGAATATGTCCCCAAAGCTGTCTGGGAATCCCCTTCTTGGGGGCGGGGGGTTACACAGGTCACCCTATTATTCTTCCCCGGCTGGTAGAGCTGCTGCAGCACCTTAGCCCTGGCCTGCGCTTTCAGGAACTACGAGCAGATTGTAAAGGCACACCAGGACAACCCCCATGAGGGGGAGGACCAGGTCTCTGACCAGGTCAAGTTCAACGTGTTTCAAGGCATCATGGACTCCCTGTTCCAGTCCTTCAATGCCTCCATCTCCGTGGCCAGTTTCCAGGAGCTGTCAGCCTGTGTCTTCAGCTGGATTGAGGAGCACTGTAAGCCTCAGGTATGGGGCAGCAGTGGTCACGGGCCCTGGGGCCTTCTCCTTACCCTCAGGCAAAGTGGCCCAAGCCATTATTCGTTCATAGAGGCAGGGTACCAACTTTTAGGTTTCTTGAGGTTGTTTCTACAACTTTCAATACTCTTGTTTCCCCCTTTGCTTTCTAGTCCAGATTTCCCTGTTAGGGTTTCATTTGGCAGGAGCGACTGGGGCACTCACTCCTGTGAGGGCTGGCTCTCAGCCTTGGCTTAGCCCTCATTGTGGCCGCCTCAGGCACTCCTTGGCTGCCCAGTAAGCCCCCATCACTTGCAGCAGAATTACTTGGGGTTTTTGGAAAGATTCCTGgcctccagccccaggcccctgaagcagtTTTCCTGGGGGCTTTTTATTGTTATCATTCATAACGGTGTGGTATGTTAATGCTATTGCACGAAAAAGTCTTGCGCTTTTTAGGCCTGATTGCTTTTTTTGAGGCTTGAACTTGTATCTgagattcttattttcttttttgtttccctaCATTTTTATTGTGAGACACTTTAAACATACTGCAACACTGAGGATTTCACAATAAACACTTAGATACCCACCACCTAAattctaccattaacattttCTGTATTTACTTTATCACATAGCTGTCCATCTCTCCATCCTGTTTTGGGGGCATTTCAAGGTAAACTGTAGAAATCAGTGCTTCacaggggctttttttttttttttcctgtactcTAAAGAGCACACCTGGTCTAGGCAGGTGTCACTGAGACGGCTCTGTGCCCTGGCCTGAGCattgtctctctcttccccaccagACCCTACGGGAGATTGTGATTGGTGTCTTGCACCAACTGAAGAACCAGCTTTACTGACTGGCTCTTGGAACCTTCGGAACATCCAACAAGAGGCTCTTGAGTCTCCTAATTGGCTGTAGAGCCGCTGGGCTCATAAGATGGGACTGTGACACCGCATACCAGTCAGCTGATTTCTTGGTGTTTGGTTCCCTACCCGTACCTCTCATCctcagtggggctggggtgtTTGTTTGTGAAAGCTTCTGATTAATTTATTATATTGACCATAGAACTCAAACCTACCCAGTCTTCCCCCTTCCCATAAAAGTCCTGAGGATGGGGGGTCTGCTCTGGGCACCCCAAAGAgctcctgccctctcccctctTTCTAAGCCTCAGATTTCTGCTCGTGATCTACACATATTTGGAAACTACTGTTTGCCTCTGTTTTGGTCTCTTGGGCAACATTTGGCCCAAGTTTGGCCATTTTGGCAGTAGTTggatgggagggaagaagagaaatacTCCCACAGCCGTGAAGGGTGAAAGGCTGCCTCGTGCCTGGGTTAAGGCTGCCTGGTCAGCCCAACGTGAGGCCAGGACTTTCTGGCCAGCTCAGGGCGTGGCTGCCAGGTTTCTGCCCTCGCCTCCTACTCTGTCACCTCTCCATCCTCCCTTGCTCTGGGTGGTAGAGGGAAGCAACCTCCCCACCTACTTCTGTGCTCTCTGTCCCCACAGGCAGTAGCACTGCACAGCAACGTCAAGTGTGACACAGCActacacattaaaattttattttttaaacaccaACAATGCAGTTTTGCTAGTTACAATTTTGGAAAATTAACTGGGCCTCAAAACCACCACCAGCCTTTCTGTCAAGTGTACCTGGGTCTCCACATCTCTGTGCTGCCTGCATTTCTCCCAGGACTTGGGGGTGGGGTGAAGGGGTAGAGAAGATACTCTAAAGGCCTCCTGGGGTAtcaagcccaggagagtcctggGTGCGGCCTGGGGCTCCTTGAATGCTGTGTTTAGTAGCCTCACTCTACCCTTGTCCCCCAAGCTCCCTTCTGCCTTCCTCAGGTTTGATATCTGGGAGGTTTGATTATCCAGAGGAAATTAAGTATTTTTatatcaaattatattacaataaaTATGGCTAAATGCTTTCCTTTAGCGTTGGTCCAAGTCTAAGTGTTAAGCTCAAGCAA is a genomic window containing:
- the MLX gene encoding max-like protein X isoform X1, which gives rise to MTEPGASPEDPWVKASPVGAHAGEGRAGRARAHRGSGRRGDSLQSLEYAPLSGPGGCREDSSHPACAKVEYAYSDNSLDPGLFVESTRKGSVVSRANSIGSTSASSVPNTDDEDSDYHQESYKESYKDRRRRAHTQAEQKRRDAIKRGYDDLQTIVPTCQQQDFSIGSQKLSKAIVLQKTIDYIQFLHKEKKKQEEEVSTLRKDVMALKIMKVNYEQIVKAHQDNPHEGEDQVSDQVKFNVFQGIMDSLFQSFNASISVASFQELSACVFSWIEEHCKPQTLREIVIGVLHQLKNQLY
- the MLX gene encoding max-like protein X isoform X2, with amino-acid sequence MTEPGASPEDPWVKVEYAYSDNSLDPGLFVESTRKGSVVSRANSIGSTSASSVPNTDDEDSDYHQESYKESYKDRRRRAHTQAEQKRRDAIKRGYDDLQTIVPTCQQQDFSIGSQKLSKAIVLQKTIDYIQFLHKEKKKQEEEVSTLRKDVMALKIMKVNYEQIVKAHQDNPHEGEDQVSDQVKFNVFQGIMDSLFQSFNASISVASFQELSACVFSWIEEHCKPQTLREIVIGVLHQLKNQLY
- the MLX gene encoding max-like protein X isoform X3 is translated as MTEPGASPEDPWVKVEYAYSDNSLDPDDEDSDYHQESYKESYKDRRRRAHTQAEQKRRDAIKRGYDDLQTIVPTCQQQDFSIGSQKLSKAIVLQKTIDYIQFLHKEKKKQEEEVSTLRKDVMALKIMKVNYEQIVKAHQDNPHEGEDQVSDQVKFNVFQGIMDSLFQSFNASISVASFQELSACVFSWIEEHCKPQTLREIVIGVLHQLKNQLY
- the COASY gene encoding bifunctional coenzyme A synthase isoform X2, whose protein sequence is MRRPRLRAQPRGAVYHAPSLPWAPLGLGSMAVFRSGLLVLTTPLASLAPRLAPILTSAARLVNHTLYVHLQPGMSLEGPAQPQSSPVQATFEVLDFITHFYAGADVHKDLDVRILLTNIRTKSAFLPPLPSSVQNLAHPPEVVLTDFQTLDGSQYNPVKQQLERYATSCYSCCPQLASVLLYPDYGPGELPVEPLDVPLPSTIRPASPVARSPKQPVRGYHRGAVGGTFDRLHNAHKVLLSVACILAQEKLVVGVADKDLLKSKLLPELLQPYAERVEHLSEFLVDIKPSLTFDIIPLLDPYGPAGSDPSLEFLVVSEETYRGGMAVNRFRRENGLEELALYQIQLLKDPSHKENEEDKVSSSSFRQQMLGNLLQPPYKRPELPNQLYVIGLTGISGSGKSSIAQQLKRLGAFVIDSDHLGHRAYAPGGPAYQPVVEAFGTDILHKDGIINRKVLGSRVFGNKKQLKILTDIMWPVIAKLAQEEMDQAVAEGKHVCVIDAAMLLEAGWQNMVHEVWTVVIPQTEAIRRIMERDGLSEAAAQSRLQSQMSGQQLVDQSHVVLSTLWEPHVTQRQVEKAWALLLKRIPKTPSGP
- the COASY gene encoding bifunctional coenzyme A synthase isoform X1 yields the protein MAVFRSGLLVLTTPLASLAPRLAPILTSAARLVNHTLYVHLQPGMSLEGPAQPQSSPVQATFEVLDFITHFYAGADVHKDLDVRILLTNIRTKSAFLPPLPSSVQNLAHPPEVVLTDFQTLDGSQYNPVKQQLERYATSCYSCCPQLASVLLYPDYGPGELPVEPLDVPLPSTIRPASPVARSPKQPVRGYHRGAVGGTFDRLHNAHKVLLSVACILAQEKLVVGVADKDLLKSKLLPELLQPYAERVEHLSEFLVDIKPSLTFDIIPLLDPYGPAGSDPSLEFLVVSEETYRGGMAVNRFRRENGLEELALYQIQLLKDPSHKENEEDKVSSSSFRQQMLGNLLQPPYKRPELPNQLYVIGLTGISGSGKSSIAQQLKRLGAFVIDSDHLGHRAYAPGGPAYQPVVEAFGTDILHKDGIINRKVLGSRVFGNKKQLKILTDIMWPVIAKLAQEEMDQAVAEGKHVCVIDAAMLLEAGWQNMVHEVWTVVIPQTEAIRRIMERDGLSEAAAQSRLQSQMSGQQLVDQSHVVLSTLWEPHVTQRQVEKAWALLLKRIPKTPSGP